Part of the Planococcus plakortidis genome is shown below.
TTCGTACTGAAGTTCCGTCATCACCAATTGCCCCCCCTCATCGAGGCGGTAAGTTTCGATGACATCCGATAGATGGATCGAATGCGTATAGCGGATCTTGAAGCGGTTTTCAATAACAGGAACGCGCGCTGCGATCTCGCCTGTTTCCGATTCGATGAAGACGAAGTGTTTCTTGTATGGGATGAAGAAAAGTGCGGAGCAGATAAGAATGAGGATGGTGAATATAAGAAGGGTTTTGAGAATTCTTTTATTCCGCAAGTTGGATCCCCCTAGCCACAAAAAATAAATAACGACGATAAAGCTTGCGCTTTATCGTCAGTTATTCTGATCCGTTCTTATTGGTTTACTTCATCGAAGTAACGCTGTGCGCCAGGATGGATATCGATTCCGATACCGTCAAGAGCTGTTTCCGCTTTGATGAATTCAGCTTTGGCATGTTGGATTTGATCCGTGTTTTCGTAAATGGCTTTTGTGATGTCATAGACTGTGTCTTCAGAGATATCGTTTTGCACGACAAGCATGGCAAGAACGGACACCGTCGGAACTTCTTCAGTCAACCCATAAGTGCCGGAAGGAACTGCATCCTCTGCATAGTACGGGTACTTCTCGATCAATTCTGCTGCTTTTTCGGCTGCGACAGGAACGATATTAACATCGGCAGTCGCACTCAAGCTTTCAACTGCGCCAGTCGGCGTTCCTGCTGTGATGAATGCTGCGTCGATTTGGCCGGATTGCAGGCTTTCCTGAGATTCGCCGAAGTCCAAGTTCTGCGCGTCGATGTCATCCATCGTCATGCCATGGATCTCAAGCAATTGCTCCGCGTTGATATACGTACCTGAACCAGGTGCCCCGACTGATACCGATTTACCTGCCAAGTCTTCAAACGCAGTGATGCCGGATCCTTCAGTCGTTACGATCTGGATCGTTTCCGGGTAAAGGGCACCGATTGCAGATACGCTGTCGATGACTTCCCCTTCGAACATATTCGAGCCTTCAGAAGCATAGAAAGCCGTGTCTGTCTGAACAAAAGCGATTTCGCCAGTGCCATCAGCAAGTGATGTCATATTGGCTGCAGATGCCTGGGATACTTCGGCAGTCGTATCGATGCCGGTCTCATTCTCGATGATCGTAGCCATCGCCCCGCCAAGCGGGTAATACGTTCCCGTGGTTCCGCCAGTCAAAATACTGAGGAATTCCGGTTCGGATGCTCCGCCGCCACCTTCTCCTTCGTTAGCTGCATCATCTCCACAGCCTGCCAGGAATACGGATCCGGCCAAAGCGACAGTCGCGTAGAATCCAAATTTTTTGTTTAACATAAATCGGCCTCCCTTTTTCTATAGTTTCTTTCAACCTTCATAATACCATGACTTTCTGTCCAGCTGTCAATTTAATTTTAAAAATGGAATCGTTTACAAACCAAATATATGGAAATTAAATCCATCAATCGTATTCCGCTCCAGGCAAGTGAGTTTCGGGCGTTGTCTCTTCCGGTGCCAAGTCTTCAAAGCTTCTGCCTTCCTCTTCCAAATCGCGTGTGCGATGGGCGATACGTGCCGAAGCACAGGCGGCGATACTCGAAACGAGGTCATCGAGGAAAGTATGGACATGCTCCCCGTATTTGGTGTCCAGATTATGGATGATGCCGGTCTTGTTTTTATCCAAATGGCCGAACGTCGTTACAGCGATGCTGCCGTATGTGAGCACGGCACCGAGCCCGATCATTTCATCGACGCCGAACAAGCCTTCATCCGAACCGACGATCTGCTGAAGCGGCTGCGACAGCTTCCCTTGCTCTGCCAGTTCGTCGAGCTCGATGCCGACCAATAAGGCATGCTGCATTTCCCGTTTACGCAAGACGCTCTCGACCGACTCGATGCAATGGGCCAAGGTCAATCCTTCATTAAACGGCAATTGCATATCCAATACGATTTTTGCGATGTCTTCTTTTGTGACTCCTCTTCTTGCCAATGCTTCATGCGTCGCTTTATTCACTTCTTCTGAATGTACACGGAAATGTCCTCCGTCCATGGTGTGATCCCCTCTCTCTATTTGGATTTACCTTCCTGTCCATTATACCTTGCGGGGGGAATATGTTACAATTTTTGTACAATAGAATTAGAAGGAGGCAACATCATGAACAATGGAAGCGTAGAGGATTTCACGCTTTACAGCGATGCCTTGGGAGAGGACATGCAGGTGCTCATCCATCTGCCCGCAAATTATTCCCCTCTCTACAAATACAGCCTGGTCATCGCCTCGGACGGCAAGGATTATTTCCAGCTAGGGCGCGCGCCCCGCGTCGTCGATGAATTGCTGGCCAACGAGGAAATCGAGAACATCATTTTCGTCGGTATCCCCTATAAAAGTGTAGAAGACCGCAACCGCAAATATGAACCTGCCGGCGAACAGCACGGGGCGTATTTACGCTTTTTGGCCCACGAACTGGTCCCTTACCTCGACGAGAAGTATCCCACTTACCAAGTCGGCATGGGCCGCACATTGGTCGGCGATTCACTCGCTGCGACGGTGTCTTTGATGGCTGCACTGAAATACCCGAATATTTTCGGGCGTGTCATCCTTCAATCACCGAAAGTCGGGCCGGAAATGATGGAGGCTGTAGAGAAATTTTCGATGAACAATTCGTTCACGGTCTACCACGTCATCGGCTCGGAAGAAACGGAAGTGAAATTGACCAACGGTGAAACGGCCGACTTCCTTACGCCGAACCGCGAATTGAACGAGTTGATGAAAAATAAAGGGTTTTCGCTGTTTTATGAAGAATTCAAAGGAGACCACACATGGAAATATTGGCAGCCTGATTTGAAACGGGCATTGCTGATGAATTTCGGTATGTAGGCCTTGAGGAAACAAAACGGTCAATTTGATACAATTGAAGAGAACAGCATTTATTTGACGAGGAGGTCTATTGATTATGAAATATGGCATTGCAGCATTTCCATCAAAAAAACTACAAGACTTGGCGAATTCCTATCGGAAGCGCTATGATCCGCATTATGAATTGATCACACCACATATTACATTGAAAGGGCCTTTCGAAGCGGATGATTCGGAAGTGAAAGCGATGGCTGAGGAACTCGGCAATATCGCCAAGCGCCAAAAGCCTTTCCGTATCCACGCAACACGCGTCAGCACGTTCACACCGGTGACGAACGCCTTGTACTTCAAGATCGAGCCGTCCAAAGAGCTGATGGATCTTCACGAAGACCTCCACTCCGATTTTCTTGGCGGCATGCCGGACCATCCTTTTGTACCGCATATCACGATCGCACAGAAATTGTCGGATTCGGAACATGCCGATGTTTACGGCCAATTGAAGATGGCCGGCATCGACCACGAAGAGACGATTGACCGCATCCACCTCCTCTACCAATTGGAAGATGGGTCGTGGACAGTGTACGACACATTCCGCTTGTCAGGAGATGAAGCTTAATTGCAGAGAGTCAAAATCGTTGAAACCGAACTTGAAAAAGAACAGGCTTTTGAAATCCGCCGCAAGGTATTCGTGGACGAACAAGGCGTTGCCCTTCATGTCGAGATGGATGAGCATGATGACAGCGCCACCCATTTTATCGGCTATGAACTGGAACAGCCGATCGCCGCGGCCCGGATCCGGGAATACGAACAGGGCGTCGGCAAAGTCGAGCGCGTCTGCGTGTTGCCTGAATACCGCGGACATCATTTTGGGGCGGAGATGATGGAACAGCTGGAGGAATATGCCCGCTCAATCGGCTATTTCCGACTGCAGCTCAACTCCCAAAGCCATGCCATCCGGTTTTACGAACGGCTTGGCTATGATGTGGTCTCTCCAGAGTTCATGGATGCCGGCATCCCGCATCGCCAAATGGAGAAAACGCTATAATAAAAACCCTTCCGGATTTTCCGGAAGGGTTTTTTCGTGGATATTATAAGACATGATAACCGCTGTCGACATGAAGGACTTCGCCGGTGATGCCGCGGGACATATTGCTGAACAGGAAGACTGCCGTGTCGCCGACTTCTTCCGGTGTCGTGTTGCGGCGCAGCGGTGCTTTTTCTTCGATTTCACGCAAAATCGAGTTGAAATCGCTGACGCCTTTGGAAGAAAGCGTACGGATCGGGCCAGATGAAATGGCATTGACGCGGATATCGTGCTTGCCAAGATCCGCAGCCAAATAACGGACGGACATTTCAAGTGATGCCTTGGCAACGCCCATGACATTGTAGTTCGGCATGACGCGTTCTCCGCCGATATATGTCAAGGCAACGATGCTCCCGCCTTCTGTCATCAACGGTTTCGCGTATTTCGAAACGATCGTCAATGAGTACGAGCTGATGTTATGCGCGAGCAAAAAGCCGTCGCGTGAAGTATCGGAAAAGTCACCTGACAATTCTTCCGTTTTCGCGAATGCGATGCAATGCGCAAGCCCGTCGATTTTCCCGGCGCTTTCCTTGATCGTGTTGAAGCATTTCTCTACGTCCTCGTCACTGGTCACATCACATGGCAAAATCTGCTCGTGCTTGCCATCAAGTGTCGCGACCAAATCGCGCACCGATTTTTCAAAGCGCTCCCCTGCATATGTAAAGATCAAGTTCGCTCCTGCTGCATCCAATGAACGGGCAATCCCCCAAGCGATGCTGCGCTTATTGGCGACACCCATGATGACGTATGTTTTATCTTTCAATGAAATCGACATATATATACCTCCTAATATTATTACCTGGTACTAATATTACCCCATAAAAAAAGAAAGTGCAATCGCACTTTCTCGGATCTTGCTTCATCCCATCACTATCTGCTCATAAATTCGTCAGGAACGTCGTCGCCAAGCCCAAATAAATGAGGATGGAAATGATATCGTTCAACGTTGTAATGAACGGCCCAGACGCAACCGCAGGGTCGATTTTCATCCTGTGGATCAACAACGGGATAAACGAGCCGGCTAAGGTCGCGACAAAAATCGAACTGGCCACCGCCGTGCCGACCAGCATTCCGATCAGCAGTTCAGATTTCCAAAAGTAAACGAGGCCTACGACCACGATGCCGCAAATGACGCCCGTGATCAAGCCAGTCCCCGCTTCGCGGAACAATAACTTCAGCTTGCTCTCTTCCTCGATGTCGCCTGTTGCAATACCGCGCACTGCAACAGCAAGCGCCTGTGTGCCGCTATTCCCAGCCATTCCGGCTATCAACGGGATAAATACGGCAAGCAGCGCCACTTGGTCGAGCGTCGCTTCGAACATGCCCATCAAATTCGCTGTCAGCATGCCGAGGAATGTCAGCAGGATAAGCCACGGCAAACGTTTTTTCGCTGCGGTCAGCGGTCCGCGGTCAAAGGTATCCATATCGGAGACCGCGGCCAATTTGGAGTAATCATCGGACGCCTCTTCATCGAGCACGTCGATGATGTCATCAACTGTGATGATCCCGAGCAGATGGTCCTGGAAATCGACGACTGGAAGCGCGAGAAAGTCATAATCCTTGATCATGCGCGCGACTTCCTCCTGGTCTTCGCTTACTTGGACGCTTACGACGCGGTCGTTCATGATCGCTTCGATCAAGGTATCTTCATCGGCAACAATTAAATCACGCAAGGTCACGATGCCTGACAATTTACGGTCCTCATCGATGACAAACACGTAATAGATCGTTTCGGCGTTCGGTGCGGCATTGCGCAGGATGTTCATGGCGGAACGCACCGTCGAGTTTTTCGGGATTGCGACAAACTCCGTTGTCATGATCGAACCTGCCGTATACTCCTCGTAATGCAAGAGGTCCTTGATCTGCTGTGCGGATTCCTTGTCCATGATCGTCAAATAACTGGCGACTTGGTCTTTGTTCAGTTCATTAAGGACATCGACTGCATCATCTGTATACATATAGGACAGGATGTCGGAGGCATAGCGCGTATCCATTTCCTTGAACAGATTTTCGTATTCGTCATCGTCCACTTCAATGGCTTCAAAGATATCCGCCATTTCTTTCGGAGAGAGATACTGATAGAGCAATTGCCTCGTTTCCCCGTCCGCTTTTTCGTAAAAGCTTGCCTGGTCGTATGGATGGTGGGACAAGAATTCTTCACGGAATGCTTCAACATCCCCTTTTCCCAATAATTCGTGCATCAATTCTTCGTTCAATTCTTCATCACGGATCTTCGTTTCTTCCATCATGTATACTCCCTCCTTTCAATTGTTTCAGCTTTTTCCCCGATATGCGTTACACTGAAACCAATGTCCCCATTTAGGAGCTGAAGATTATGAAATATGATGTTATTGGTGACATCCACGGCTGTTTTGATGAGCTGGTCGAATTGATTGAACAACTTGGCTACCGCTTCGAAAATGGCCTCCCCATGCATCCCGAAGGCCGGAATCTCGCATTTGTGGGGGATGCCATGGACCGCGGTCCCGACTCCCTTGCGGTGCTTCGGCTATTATTCGCCATGCAGGACGCGGGCATCCTCTACTATTCCCCCGGCAATCATTGCAATAAACTCTACCGTTTCTTCAAAGGCAATCCCGTGGAGCTATTGCACGGGCTGGAAATGACCGTCACCGATTGGCGCAGACTGGCACGAGATGAACAGAACCAATTCCGCGAGCGCTATCTGCGGTTTTATGAGGCTCTTCCCCTCTACCATCAGCTGGGGGATGAGTTGATCGTCGTCCATGCCGGCCTGCGCCAAGATATGATCGGAAAAGCATTAAGCCGCAAACTGATCACTTTCGCTTTATACGGCGAAATCACCGGCCACTATCATGCCGATGGCCGGCCAGTGCGCGGCAACTGGGCGAAGCGCTATAAAGGTGATCACTGGATCGTTTATGGCCATACCCCTGTCGAAACACCTTATTTCAAAAACAATACCGTCAACATCGATACCGGCTGTGTGTTCGGCGGCGCCCTTACCGCCTTGCGGTTTCCGGAAATGGACATTCATCAGGTACCCTCAAAACAGCCCTATCAGCCGGGCCGCTTCCATCGTTATGAATAGATCAAGTCAAGCATATCGCCAGCCAGGACGGATGTAAATGCCAGCCGCTTCCCGGAGACCGGATGGTCGAGCTGAAGTTCCGTACAATGCAGTGCTTGCCTGGCGATCAGCTCGCGACGGCCTCCGTAAAGGTCATCCCCGAGTAAGGGGTGTCCGAGATGGGCCATATGGACCCGGATCTGATGGGTCCTGCCGGTGTTCAATTTCAGCCGGACATGGCTGAACTCTCCAGCTGACCGGATCAATTCCATCTCGGTCTCGGCAAACTTTCCATCTTTCCTTACTTCCCGTTCGATGATGCTTGTGCCTTTGCGGCCGATAGGAGCGGTGATGACAGAGACCCCTTCGCCCACTTTGCCGTGGACAAAGGCTTCATAGCGCCGATTCATCCGTTTTTCCCGCTGCTGTAAGGAAAGCAGGTGATGTATATGGCGGTTCTTTGCGATGCATACGAGCCCCGACGTATCTTTATCCAGGCGTGTCGCAATATGCAATGTGGACGGAATGCCTTCTCTCTCGAAATGGCCGGCCACGTAATTCGCCAGGCTGCCGAAAGGC
Proteins encoded:
- a CDS encoding alpha/beta hydrolase, whose amino-acid sequence is MNNGSVEDFTLYSDALGEDMQVLIHLPANYSPLYKYSLVIASDGKDYFQLGRAPRVVDELLANEEIENIIFVGIPYKSVEDRNRKYEPAGEQHGAYLRFLAHELVPYLDEKYPTYQVGMGRTLVGDSLAATVSLMAALKYPNIFGRVILQSPKVGPEMMEAVEKFSMNNSFTVYHVIGSEETEVKLTNGETADFLTPNRELNELMKNKGFSLFYEEFKGDHTWKYWQPDLKRALLMNFGM
- a CDS encoding GNAT family N-acetyltransferase, with protein sequence MQRVKIVETELEKEQAFEIRRKVFVDEQGVALHVEMDEHDDSATHFIGYELEQPIAAARIREYEQGVGKVERVCVLPEYRGHHFGAEMMEQLEEYARSIGYFRLQLNSQSHAIRFYERLGYDVVSPEFMDAGIPHRQMEKTL
- a CDS encoding TAXI family TRAP transporter solute-binding subunit, with protein sequence MLNKKFGFYATVALAGSVFLAGCGDDAANEGEGGGGASEPEFLSILTGGTTGTYYPLGGAMATIIENETGIDTTAEVSQASAANMTSLADGTGEIAFVQTDTAFYASEGSNMFEGEVIDSVSAIGALYPETIQIVTTEGSGITAFEDLAGKSVSVGAPGSGTYINAEQLLEIHGMTMDDIDAQNLDFGESQESLQSGQIDAAFITAGTPTGAVESLSATADVNIVPVAAEKAAELIEKYPYYAEDAVPSGTYGLTEEVPTVSVLAMLVVQNDISEDTVYDITKAIYENTDQIQHAKAEFIKAETALDGIGIDIHPGAQRYFDEVNQ
- the fabI gene encoding enoyl-ACP reductase FabI; the encoded protein is MSISLKDKTYVIMGVANKRSIAWGIARSLDAAGANLIFTYAGERFEKSVRDLVATLDGKHEQILPCDVTSDEDVEKCFNTIKESAGKIDGLAHCIAFAKTEELSGDFSDTSRDGFLLAHNISSYSLTIVSKYAKPLMTEGGSIVALTYIGGERVMPNYNVMGVAKASLEMSVRYLAADLGKHDIRVNAISSGPIRTLSSKGVSDFNSILREIEEKAPLRRNTTPEEVGDTAVFLFSNMSRGITGEVLHVDSGYHVL
- the prpE gene encoding bis(5'-nucleosyl)-tetraphosphatase PrpE, coding for MKYDVIGDIHGCFDELVELIEQLGYRFENGLPMHPEGRNLAFVGDAMDRGPDSLAVLRLLFAMQDAGILYYSPGNHCNKLYRFFKGNPVELLHGLEMTVTDWRRLARDEQNQFRERYLRFYEALPLYHQLGDELIVVHAGLRQDMIGKALSRKLITFALYGEITGHYHADGRPVRGNWAKRYKGDHWIVYGHTPVETPYFKNNTVNIDTGCVFGGALTALRFPEMDIHQVPSKQPYQPGRFHRYE
- a CDS encoding phosphatidylglycerophosphatase A produces the protein MDGGHFRVHSEEVNKATHEALARRGVTKEDIAKIVLDMQLPFNEGLTLAHCIESVESVLRKREMQHALLVGIELDELAEQGKLSQPLQQIVGSDEGLFGVDEMIGLGAVLTYGSIAVTTFGHLDKNKTGIIHNLDTKYGEHVHTFLDDLVSSIAACASARIAHRTRDLEEEGRSFEDLAPEETTPETHLPGAEYD
- a CDS encoding YjcG family protein — protein: MKYGIAAFPSKKLQDLANSYRKRYDPHYELITPHITLKGPFEADDSEVKAMAEELGNIAKRQKPFRIHATRVSTFTPVTNALYFKIEPSKELMDLHEDLHSDFLGGMPDHPFVPHITIAQKLSDSEHADVYGQLKMAGIDHEETIDRIHLLYQLEDGSWTVYDTFRLSGDEA
- the mgtE gene encoding magnesium transporter, whose product is MMEETKIRDEELNEELMHELLGKGDVEAFREEFLSHHPYDQASFYEKADGETRQLLYQYLSPKEMADIFEAIEVDDDEYENLFKEMDTRYASDILSYMYTDDAVDVLNELNKDQVASYLTIMDKESAQQIKDLLHYEEYTAGSIMTTEFVAIPKNSTVRSAMNILRNAAPNAETIYYVFVIDEDRKLSGIVTLRDLIVADEDTLIEAIMNDRVVSVQVSEDQEEVARMIKDYDFLALPVVDFQDHLLGIITVDDIIDVLDEEASDDYSKLAAVSDMDTFDRGPLTAAKKRLPWLILLTFLGMLTANLMGMFEATLDQVALLAVFIPLIAGMAGNSGTQALAVAVRGIATGDIEEESKLKLLFREAGTGLITGVICGIVVVGLVYFWKSELLIGMLVGTAVASSIFVATLAGSFIPLLIHRMKIDPAVASGPFITTLNDIISILIYLGLATTFLTNL
- a CDS encoding RluA family pseudouridine synthase; amino-acid sequence: MKAFQIEFTAPKRGLLREALQNHGISKRTLASVKYGGGHLLVNGSEVTVRHPLEVGDAVTVIFPKETQGKGLTAEAGPLAIVYEDEALLIVEKPPGQNTIPSREQPFGSLANYVAGHFEREGIPSTLHIATRLDKDTSGLVCIAKNRHIHHLLSLQQREKRMNRRYEAFVHGKVGEGVSVITAPIGRKGTSIIEREVRKDGKFAETEMELIRSAGEFSHVRLKLNTGRTHQIRVHMAHLGHPLLGDDLYGGRRELIARQALHCTELQLDHPVSGKRLAFTSVLAGDMLDLIYS